A stretch of Imperialibacter roseus DNA encodes these proteins:
- a CDS encoding LysM peptidoglycan-binding domain-containing protein, with product MFRIFPNWCMLAKCHFRFLLLIIIFFPAIDGLADTAAPRVPSQMDFAGMKLKITDAARSDIQQQVDALRASDRYFRLRLDLVLLYFPIIERVMKEENLPDDIKYLVIQESGLVSDAVSSSNAVGFWMFKEPAGREVGLRIDKYVDERLNIVSSTKGACKYIKRHNFFFNNWVYSVIAHNTGKTGAEKHVDKSNFGASKMTIDKDTHWYFKTFLAHMIAFQDELGGRPSSGLELREYTKGADKPLDKISKELKVDEALVFQYNKWLKRGPVPSEKEYSVIIPVQKGDKVDLIAKNEQKHTQASSPSVDSEEIAVRDENAALVQEKYPDLKKTIDSRIASFIVEINGIPAIIATKSDDLKTLAAKSGVEVERLEKYNDLRPNQALEEGQVYYLKNKHWRSNIYYHTVKQGETLWDVAQEYGIKLNQLARKNRMFTIDKPEVGRVLWLRQRRPSSVDIEIKDNSENYLPVIVKSEPAPPSSREPAIVVREEEIQVAEAVKPFDEEPALTTKELIFEEQEDPEPIVKTSNAEQTKQERQAFTPHSEAARDIHVVNKGETIYGIARRYGVTKAELQQWNDLSDNSILSIGQELLLIKRDTSDVKEVLNPSVLPANRVTVHVVQPGETMYSIARKYDIAIEKLMKMNDKSNFVLSIGENLKVTD from the coding sequence TTGTTTCGAATATTTCCCAACTGGTGTATGCTGGCAAAGTGCCATTTTCGATTCCTTCTCCTAATTATTATCTTCTTCCCGGCGATTGATGGGCTGGCCGATACCGCCGCACCAAGGGTTCCATCTCAAATGGACTTTGCTGGCATGAAGCTCAAAATTACCGATGCAGCACGGTCTGATATCCAGCAGCAAGTAGACGCCCTGAGGGCCTCCGATAGGTATTTCCGCTTAAGGCTTGATTTGGTGTTGCTGTACTTCCCCATTATCGAAAGAGTAATGAAGGAAGAGAACCTGCCCGACGACATTAAATACCTGGTGATACAGGAGAGCGGCCTGGTTTCTGATGCGGTTTCTTCTTCCAATGCGGTTGGCTTCTGGATGTTCAAAGAGCCAGCAGGCCGGGAAGTGGGCCTCCGCATCGATAAATATGTGGACGAACGGCTCAATATAGTTTCCTCTACCAAAGGAGCCTGTAAGTACATCAAGCGGCATAACTTCTTTTTTAATAACTGGGTTTACTCCGTGATAGCACACAATACAGGGAAGACCGGCGCTGAAAAGCATGTAGATAAATCTAACTTCGGTGCGAGTAAAATGACCATTGACAAGGACACGCACTGGTACTTCAAGACTTTTCTGGCGCATATGATCGCCTTTCAGGATGAGTTGGGCGGGCGCCCCTCGTCAGGCCTGGAGCTGAGAGAGTATACAAAGGGGGCCGACAAACCTCTGGACAAAATATCGAAGGAGTTGAAAGTCGACGAGGCACTCGTGTTTCAGTACAACAAGTGGCTAAAGAGAGGTCCCGTACCAAGTGAGAAGGAATACTCTGTGATTATCCCAGTACAGAAAGGCGATAAAGTGGACCTTATTGCCAAAAATGAGCAAAAGCATACACAGGCGTCCTCACCTTCTGTCGATAGTGAGGAAATAGCGGTCCGGGACGAAAATGCCGCCTTGGTTCAGGAAAAGTACCCAGATCTGAAAAAAACCATCGACAGCCGTATTGCTTCATTCATAGTGGAAATAAATGGGATTCCGGCTATTATCGCCACAAAATCCGATGACCTGAAGACGCTGGCGGCCAAGTCAGGAGTGGAAGTGGAAAGGCTTGAGAAATACAATGACTTGCGGCCAAACCAGGCCCTTGAAGAGGGACAGGTCTACTACCTGAAAAACAAACATTGGAGGTCGAACATTTATTATCATACCGTTAAGCAAGGAGAAACGCTCTGGGACGTAGCGCAGGAGTACGGCATTAAGCTCAATCAACTGGCAAGGAAAAACAGAATGTTCACCATCGATAAACCTGAGGTGGGCCGGGTGCTTTGGCTCAGGCAAAGACGTCCCTCGTCGGTCGATATAGAAATAAAAGATAACAGCGAGAACTACTTGCCGGTAATTGTTAAAAGTGAACCAGCACCGCCGTCATCCAGGGAGCCAGCGATAGTGGTGCGGGAGGAAGAAATACAAGTTGCTGAGGCAGTAAAACCTTTCGATGAGGAGCCAGCTTTGACAACCAAAGAGCTCATTTTCGAAGAGCAAGAAGATCCTGAACCTATCGTCAAGACTTCAAATGCTGAGCAAACAAAGCAAGAGAGGCAAGCTTTCACGCCGCACAGCGAGGCCGCCCGGGATATCCATGTTGTCAACAAGGGAGAAACCATATACGGCATTGCACGCCGCTATGGCGTTACCAAAGCTGAACTGCAGCAATGGAATGACCTTTCCGACAACAGCATACTTTCGATCGGGCAAGAGCTACTGCTGATCAAGCGAGACACCAGTGATGTGAAGGAGGTTTTAAATCCGTCGGTGCTGCCAGCCAACAGGGTGACGGTGCATGTGGTGCAACCCGGCGAGACGATGTATTCGATTGCCAGAAAATACGATATCGCTATAGAAAAACTGATGAAAATGAACGATAAATCAAATTTTGTCCTTTCGATTGGCGAAAACCTAAAAGTTACTGATTGA
- a CDS encoding response regulator produces MEELELNNTPKVSLVMLVDDNDTDNFLSKKIMEHVNFSENILIKNTGKSALEYLHQNQNDLDKIPDIIFLDINMPIVDGFVFLYEYENFPPQLHEKVKVVVLSSSNNKRDINQFLNNRFVHQFISKPLSEKALMELAATEA; encoded by the coding sequence GTGGAAGAACTTGAACTAAATAATACCCCGAAAGTGAGCCTTGTCATGCTTGTAGATGACAACGACACCGACAATTTTCTCAGTAAGAAGATAATGGAGCATGTGAATTTTTCCGAAAACATACTGATAAAAAATACGGGAAAAAGTGCGCTTGAATACCTGCATCAAAACCAAAACGACCTCGATAAGATCCCCGACATCATTTTCCTTGATATCAACATGCCTATTGTGGATGGCTTCGTGTTCCTTTATGAGTATGAAAACTTTCCTCCTCAGCTACACGAAAAAGTTAAAGTGGTTGTATTGTCAAGCTCCAACAACAAGCGGGACATTAACCAGTTTTTGAACAACAGGTTTGTTCACCAGTTTATTTCCAAGCCCTTGAGCGAAAAAGCCCTGATGGAGCTGGCCGCCACAGAGGCTTAA
- the dnaX gene encoding DNA polymerase III subunit gamma/tau: protein MESFVVSARKYRPLGFDEVVGQEHITTTLKNAIDQNHLAQALLFCGPRGVGKTTCARIVARMINGFDNTNPLATGNNLNIYELDAASNNSVDDIRNLIDQVRYPPQQGNYKVYIIDEVHMLSTQAFNAFLKTLEEPPSYAIFILATTEKHKVIPTILSRCQIYDFNRIEISDITTQLQKIATNEGIEAEEEALHLISQKADGALRDALSIFDLIVTFSSGNKITYQDTIKNLHILDYDYYFKVVDFFLEENLSGVLLIFDEIIRSGFDGHNFINGLSEHLRNLMVCKDKETISLLQVAQSIKTKYSDQSSKTSLSFLLSGLNILSQCDIQYKASKNQRLHVELALMKLAHLNAAFSLASLPAPENGAKKK from the coding sequence ATGGAAAGCTTTGTAGTATCAGCAAGAAAATATCGTCCCCTTGGTTTTGATGAGGTTGTAGGTCAGGAGCACATCACCACCACCCTCAAAAATGCCATTGACCAGAACCACCTGGCCCAGGCTTTGCTGTTTTGCGGCCCCAGAGGAGTGGGCAAGACTACCTGCGCTCGTATTGTCGCCCGGATGATCAACGGGTTCGATAATACCAATCCACTGGCTACTGGCAATAACCTCAACATCTACGAGCTCGATGCCGCTTCCAACAACTCGGTGGACGACATCAGGAACCTGATCGATCAGGTACGGTATCCACCCCAGCAGGGCAACTATAAGGTATATATCATTGATGAGGTACACATGCTTTCTACCCAGGCTTTCAATGCTTTTTTGAAGACCCTGGAGGAGCCGCCGTCCTATGCCATTTTCATTTTGGCGACAACGGAAAAGCACAAAGTGATCCCCACCATCCTTTCCCGTTGTCAGATTTACGATTTCAACAGGATCGAGATTTCGGACATCACCACTCAGCTGCAGAAAATTGCGACGAATGAAGGCATTGAAGCTGAAGAGGAGGCCCTGCACCTGATCTCACAAAAGGCCGACGGGGCGCTGAGAGATGCGCTTTCTATTTTCGACCTGATTGTTACCTTTTCGTCGGGCAACAAGATCACTTACCAGGACACCATCAAGAACCTCCATATTCTTGACTACGACTACTATTTTAAAGTGGTAGATTTCTTTTTGGAAGAAAACCTGTCGGGCGTGCTGCTCATTTTTGATGAAATCATCAGAAGTGGCTTCGATGGGCACAACTTTATCAATGGGCTCAGCGAGCACCTTCGCAATTTGATGGTTTGCAAAGACAAGGAAACGATTTCTCTCTTGCAGGTGGCCCAAAGCATCAAAACAAAATATAGCGACCAATCTTCGAAAACCTCTCTTTCTTTCCTTCTCTCAGGGCTGAACATTTTGAGCCAGTGCGACATACAATATAAGGCCAGCAAAAACCAACGCCTTCACGTGGAGTTGGCGCTTATGAAGCTCGCTCATTTGAATGCAGCTTTTTCTCTCGCCAGCTTGCCCGCCCCTGAAAACGGGGCAAAAAAAAAGTGA
- a CDS encoding alpha-amylase family protein encodes MPHKNINRRNFLQQGAIITGGVALTPLVGYASPKPITAQSTLADEPMWYQRPLRMLQTVLREPDAVNYNAQAVVDYMLKTDCNTLVVNAGGIVDFFQNPLPAANINQFMGKNDILRDITNACHKAGIKVIGRVDFRGVEEKIFRQFPDWFSYDDTGKPIQLGYTRPQLYASCYTSYHRNEHAEQFIKYIVGEYDIDGIWHNSIGVGGICHCSRCKASYKAKTGADLPVYATASDEDLKQYMVWKSEVADQHMRRMKETVKAFGKEKAYSAEVFSMFESGGKVDSGIDLYNAREHFDYLVSVAFLTENSEHIHYEDLNYANTIVRFLKSMAPEKEAVILYGGNGTAHRYVMDPPQDLKIWLWEGLSAGGRFWNCSFTGQYPGATHDRRNAYNHQDTYSFIKKYEHLLAHHVPVANVGIYYSRPTRLFYRNKPPEGDSFDDAIKGIERVLAENHIPYHFIPDDQISTDRLKKYKAIIMPDVKCLSENEVALLQNFVAGGGKLLATYETSLYSEDGLPKKDFGLADVFGCHFTGEKVNTRKDCYQYINDPSHPIVSPDSARTELLINAGFTLLCEANPSAKKICTYTPLVHNQPPEKAWTNEWAKELPTVLEHDYQKGKVIYFANQPDQVTHAMGHPDMSNLLLRSLQYLAGETIPISTNAPESVHLGLTQSARAEGEYIVTLVNTTSGQGRPIRRLVPVNAVKILLDADGKTLKKFEVMRSQGACKVELKDDKVEVTLERLEDYFSLFVKMG; translated from the coding sequence ATGCCGCACAAAAACATCAACCGAAGAAATTTCCTCCAGCAGGGGGCTATTATAACCGGAGGCGTAGCCCTTACTCCCCTTGTTGGTTACGCCTCCCCAAAACCCATTACAGCACAAAGTACCCTGGCCGATGAGCCCATGTGGTACCAAAGGCCTCTTCGGATGCTGCAAACCGTGCTGAGGGAGCCTGACGCTGTCAACTACAATGCACAAGCGGTGGTGGACTACATGCTCAAGACCGACTGCAATACGCTGGTGGTCAACGCCGGTGGCATCGTCGATTTCTTCCAGAACCCACTGCCCGCCGCCAATATCAACCAGTTCATGGGGAAGAACGACATCCTGAGAGACATTACCAACGCCTGCCATAAAGCAGGGATTAAAGTGATAGGTCGTGTCGACTTCCGTGGTGTGGAAGAAAAGATATTCAGGCAATTTCCTGACTGGTTCAGCTACGACGATACTGGCAAGCCGATTCAGCTGGGCTACACACGGCCTCAGCTTTACGCCTCCTGCTACACCAGCTACCACCGGAATGAGCACGCCGAACAGTTCATCAAATACATCGTCGGGGAATATGATATTGACGGTATTTGGCACAACAGCATTGGCGTGGGTGGTATCTGCCACTGCTCCCGCTGCAAAGCATCATACAAAGCAAAGACAGGAGCCGATCTGCCGGTTTATGCTACTGCCTCAGACGAAGATTTGAAACAATATATGGTTTGGAAATCAGAGGTGGCCGACCAACACATGCGACGAATGAAAGAAACGGTAAAGGCTTTTGGAAAAGAAAAGGCCTATTCGGCTGAAGTTTTCAGCATGTTTGAGTCGGGCGGGAAGGTAGACTCCGGGATTGACCTCTACAACGCCAGGGAGCATTTTGATTACCTTGTGAGCGTGGCTTTTCTCACGGAAAATTCGGAGCACATTCATTACGAAGACCTGAACTATGCCAATACCATCGTCAGGTTCCTTAAATCAATGGCACCGGAAAAAGAGGCTGTGATTCTATACGGTGGCAACGGCACTGCCCACCGCTATGTGATGGATCCGCCGCAGGACCTGAAAATCTGGCTTTGGGAGGGATTGTCAGCCGGGGGCAGGTTTTGGAACTGTAGTTTCACCGGCCAATACCCAGGCGCCACGCACGACAGAAGGAATGCTTATAACCACCAGGATACTTACAGCTTCATAAAAAAATATGAACACTTGCTCGCCCATCATGTGCCTGTGGCCAATGTGGGGATTTACTACTCCAGGCCCACAAGGCTATTTTACAGAAACAAGCCACCAGAAGGAGACAGCTTCGATGACGCCATCAAGGGAATAGAAAGGGTGCTGGCAGAAAATCACATCCCCTATCATTTTATTCCGGACGACCAGATAAGCACTGACCGACTGAAAAAGTACAAGGCCATTATCATGCCCGACGTCAAATGTCTTTCCGAAAATGAAGTAGCACTCCTTCAAAACTTTGTAGCCGGAGGCGGAAAGCTTCTGGCTACGTACGAAACCAGTCTTTACAGCGAGGATGGATTACCAAAAAAAGACTTTGGTCTGGCTGACGTTTTTGGATGCCACTTTACCGGGGAAAAAGTGAACACAAGAAAAGACTGCTATCAATACATTAACGACCCCAGTCACCCAATTGTAAGTCCCGATAGCGCCAGGACTGAACTGCTTATCAATGCTGGGTTTACCCTTTTGTGCGAGGCGAATCCAAGTGCTAAGAAAATTTGCACATATACCCCTTTGGTGCACAACCAGCCCCCGGAAAAGGCCTGGACCAATGAGTGGGCAAAAGAACTCCCCACTGTTCTGGAGCATGACTATCAAAAAGGAAAGGTGATCTATTTTGCTAACCAACCAGACCAGGTTACCCACGCCATGGGGCACCCCGACATGAGCAACCTCCTTCTCAGGAGCCTCCAATACCTGGCTGGAGAAACCATCCCAATCTCCACCAATGCGCCGGAAAGCGTCCATTTAGGGCTCACGCAGTCAGCAAGGGCTGAAGGCGAGTACATTGTCACGCTGGTGAATACCACGTCCGGCCAGGGTCGACCTATAAGACGGCTAGTGCCTGTA